In Argopecten irradians isolate NY chromosome 11, Ai_NY, whole genome shotgun sequence, one DNA window encodes the following:
- the LOC138335338 gene encoding phospholipid phosphatase 5-like: MVDEGDDKVTESVVTMATSLRLHTSLIGEICLRIFFAIFFYISDDAVPFRRKIQPEEFWLYQFPRTPSYYPGRWLWRTIFGAPIIVIGIVYTWKKDLMDLKQAFLGVILSIFLTGSVTNCIKLGVGRPRPDFMARCFPDGDFNNDFRCSGNEVDVIQGYKSFPSGHSSFAFSSLGYLALYVAGKLQCFSRRGRGQTWRLCCVVCLLLWPVMIAVSRTADYHHHWQDVSVGSVLGMIIAYVCYRQYYPAINKLNSDIPYMSLPQEVETPSTPLYSNSPNDDVLKMV; encoded by the exons ATGGTAGATGAAGGTGATGACAAGGTGACAGAAAGTGTTGTAACCATGGCAACCAGCCTGAGACTTCATACATCGCTGATTGGTGAAATTTGTTTGAGGATTTTCTTCGCAATATTCTTTTA TATTTCCGACGATGCTGTTCCTTTTCGGAGGAAGATTCAGCCAGAGGAATTCTGGTTGTATCAGTTCCCGCGGACACCGAGTTACTATCCAGGTCGATGGCTATGG AGAACAATATTTGGTGCTCCTATTATTGTGATAGGAATCGTCTACACCTGGAAAAAGGATTTAATGGACCTAAAACAAGCTTTTCTAG GTGTGATATTATCTATATTCCTGACTGGATCTGTAACCAACTGTATCAAATTAGGAGTGGGCAG GCCCCGTCCAGATTTCATGGCTCGCTGTTTCCCCGACGGAGATTTCAATAACGACTTTCGTTGTTCAGGAAACGAGGTGGATGTTATACAAGGGTATAAAAGTTTTCCCAGCGGCCATTCTTCTT TTGCTTTCAGTAGCCTTGGTTACCTGGCCCTGTACGTTGCGGGGAAGCTTCAATGTTTTAGTCGCCGTGGACGCGGTCAGACATGGAGGCTGTGCTGTGTTGTTTGTTTACTGCTTTGGCCAGTAATGATTGCTGTATCTCGTACTGCTGACTATCACCATCACTGGCAAG atgtGAGTGTCGGGTCAGTCCTAGGAATGATCATTGCCTACGTATGTTACCGACAGTACTACCCAGCTATCAACAAACTAAACTCGGACATACCTTACATGTCACTGCCACAGGAAGTAGAAACACCGTCAACACCACTCTACTCTAACTCACCCAATGATGATGTCCTGAAGATGGTGTga
- the LOC138335341 gene encoding THO complex subunit 3-like: protein MATYLENTRKYFQSNNRVRESQAHSAKVHSVAWNCDGRRLASGSFDKTVNVFMLERDRLVKDLTFRGHGDSVDQLCWHPKHPDHLVTASGDKTVRIWDARTNKSVATVNTKGENINICWSPDGSTIAVGNKDDLITFIDIRSHRSKAEEQFKFEVNEISWNNEGDLFFLTSGQGSIHILSYPELKLQYSLTAHPANCICIEFDPVGKYFATGSADALVSLWDTSELVCVRTFSRLDWPVRTLSFSHDGCLLASASEDLVIDIAEVESGEKVTEIACESPTFTVAWHPKRYLLAFACDDKYEGHRGDERGSVKVFGIPSDP from the exons atggcgactTACTTGGAAAACACGCGAaaatatttccaaagtaacAACAGAGTAAGAGAATCACAGGCTCACTCGGCAAAAGTTCATTCAGTAGCATGGAACTGTGATGGGAGACGACTTGCCTCGGGATCATTCGACAAAACTGTCAATGTTTTTATGCTGGAACGAGATCGATTG GTGAAAGACTTGACCTTTCGTGGTCATGGTGACAGTGTGGATCAGCTGTGTTGGCACCCCAAACATCCAGACCATCTCGTTACTGCCAGTGGTGACAAAACAGTCAGAATCTGGGACGCAAGGACCAACAAATCTGTAGCTACAGTCAACACAAAAG GGGAAAACATCAACATTTGTTGGTCACCTGATGGAAGTACAATCGCCGTCGGCAACAAAGACGACCTTATCACATTCATAGATATCAGAAGTCACAGGTCAAAGGCAGAGGAACAGTTCAAATTTGAGGTTAATGAGATATCTTGGAACAACGAGGGAGATTTATTCTTCTTGACCAGTGGTCAAGGCAGTATACACATCCTAAG TTACCCAGAACTAAAACTACAGTACTCCCTGACGGCTCACCCTGCCAACTGTATCTGTATAGAGTTTGACCCAGTTGGTAAATACTTCGCCACAGGAAGTGCAGATGCTCTCGTCAGCCTCTGGGACACGAGTGAGCTGGTGTGTGTACGGACATTTTCAAG ATTGGACTGGCCAGTGCGGACATTGAGCTTCAGCCATGATGGATGTTTGTTAGCATCCGCATCTGAAGATCTGGTTATAGATATCGCAGAGGTTGAAAGTG GTGAGAAGGTGACTGAGATAGCGTGCGAGTCTCCAACATTCACTGTGGCCTGGCATCCAAAGCGTTACCTGTTGGCATTCGCCTGCGACGACAAGTACGAAGGGCATCGTGGCGATGAACGTGGCAGCGTCAAGGTGTTTGGTATTCCATCTGATCCTTGA